A single Streptomyces sp. Edi2 DNA region contains:
- the rlmN gene encoding 23S rRNA (adenine(2503)-C(2))-methyltransferase RlmN yields the protein MPAPGELTFVAPRGAKKPPRHLADLSPVERREAVAAIGEKPFRAKQLSQHYFARYAHDPAQWTDIPAAAREKLASELLPDLMKVMRHISCDDDTTRKTLWKLHDGTLVESVLMRYPDRVTMCISSQAGCGMNCPFCATGQAGLDRNLSTAEIVHQIVDGMRALRDGEVPGGPARLSNIVFMGMGEPLANYKRVVGAIRRLTDPEPDGLGLSQRGITVSTVGLVPAMLRFADEGFKCRLAVSLHAPDDELRDTLVPVNTRWKVREVLDAAWEYAEKSGRRISIEYALIRDINDQAWRGDLLGRLLKGKRVHVNLIPLNPTPGSKWTASRPEDERAFVQAIEAHGVPVTVRDTRGQEIDGACGQLAASER from the coding sequence AGCGGTGGCGGCGATCGGGGAGAAGCCGTTTCGCGCCAAGCAGCTGTCGCAGCACTATTTTGCCCGTTATGCGCACGATCCGGCGCAGTGGACCGACATCCCGGCGGCGGCGCGCGAGAAGCTGGCGAGTGAGCTGTTGCCGGATCTGATGAAGGTCATGCGGCACATCTCGTGTGACGACGACACCACGCGCAAGACCCTGTGGAAGCTGCACGACGGCACGCTCGTCGAGTCCGTGCTGATGCGCTACCCGGACCGGGTCACCATGTGTATCTCCTCGCAGGCCGGCTGCGGGATGAACTGCCCGTTCTGCGCGACGGGGCAGGCGGGCCTGGACCGTAATCTGTCGACCGCCGAGATCGTGCACCAGATCGTCGACGGGATGCGTGCGCTGCGCGACGGCGAGGTGCCGGGCGGGCCGGCGCGGCTGTCGAACATCGTCTTCATGGGGATGGGCGAGCCGCTCGCCAACTACAAGCGGGTGGTCGGGGCGATCCGGCGGCTGACCGACCCCGAACCCGACGGGCTGGGGCTGTCCCAGCGGGGGATCACCGTCTCGACGGTCGGGCTGGTGCCGGCGATGCTGCGGTTCGCCGATGAAGGGTTCAAGTGCCGGCTCGCGGTGTCGCTGCATGCGCCCGATGACGAGCTGCGCGACACCCTGGTGCCCGTCAACACGCGCTGGAAGGTGCGTGAGGTGCTGGACGCGGCCTGGGAGTACGCGGAGAAGTCCGGGCGGCGGATCTCGATCGAGTACGCGCTGATCAGGGACATCAACGACCAGGCGTGGCGCGGTGACCTGCTGGGGCGGCTGCTGAAGGGCAAGCGTGTCCATGTGAACCTCATTCCGCTGAATCCGACGCCCGGCTCGAAGTGGACCGCCTCGCGCCCCGAGGACGAGCGGGCGTTCGTCCAGGCCATCGAGGCACACGGCGTGCCGGTGACCGTCCGCGACACCCGCGGCCAGGAGATCGACGGCGCCTGCGGGCAGCTCGCGGCCTCGGAACGCTGA
- a CDS encoding thiamine ABC transporter substrate-binding protein — protein sequence MSTTSRITATAVAAAVGLSALAACGAPGGGADAKTVTLVSHDSFNVSKSVLSAFEKESGYKVRILKGGDAGKAVNQAILSKGNPQGDVFFGIDNTLLSRGLHEGLFSPYKAKGLADVPAGLQLDKGEHRVTPLDYGDICVNYDRGYFARHKIAPPKTFDDLLEPRYKGMLVTENSATSSPGLAFQLGTIAKYGQSGWQGYWKKLKANGAEVVDGWEQAYYDRFSGSAAGKAKGKGDKPLVVSYASSPPAEVLGKKPAPKEAPTGVAAGTCFRQIEFGGLLKGAKNEKGGKALLDFLLSKQFQEDVPLQMFVNPAREDAKVPELFTKYGTTIDKPTTLPPETITKNREQWIKQWSSLVLK from the coding sequence GTGAGCACCACGAGCAGAATCACCGCCACGGCGGTCGCCGCCGCGGTCGGCCTGTCCGCGCTGGCCGCCTGCGGTGCCCCGGGCGGGGGCGCGGACGCCAAGACCGTCACGCTCGTCAGTCATGACTCGTTCAACGTCTCCAAGTCGGTCCTGAGCGCTTTCGAGAAGGAGAGCGGCTACAAGGTCAGGATCCTCAAGGGCGGGGATGCCGGGAAGGCCGTCAACCAGGCGATCCTGTCCAAGGGCAATCCGCAGGGCGATGTGTTCTTCGGTATCGACAACACGCTGCTCTCGCGCGGTCTGCACGAGGGGCTTTTCAGCCCGTACAAGGCCAAGGGGCTGGCGGACGTGCCGGCCGGGCTGCAGCTCGACAAGGGCGAGCACCGCGTCACCCCGCTCGACTACGGCGACATCTGCGTCAACTACGACCGCGGCTACTTCGCCCGGCACAAGATCGCGCCGCCGAAGACCTTCGACGATCTGCTCGAGCCCCGGTACAAGGGGATGCTCGTGACGGAGAATTCCGCCACCTCCTCCCCGGGACTCGCCTTCCAGCTCGGCACCATCGCCAAGTACGGGCAGTCCGGTTGGCAGGGTTACTGGAAGAAGCTCAAGGCCAACGGCGCCGAGGTCGTCGACGGCTGGGAACAGGCCTACTACGACCGGTTCTCGGGCTCCGCGGCCGGCAAGGCCAAGGGCAAGGGCGACAAGCCGCTGGTGGTGTCCTACGCCTCCAGCCCGCCGGCCGAGGTACTGGGCAAGAAGCCGGCTCCCAAGGAGGCGCCGACCGGAGTCGCGGCGGGCACCTGCTTCCGCCAGATCGAATTCGGCGGCCTGCTCAAGGGGGCGAAGAACGAGAAGGGCGGTAAGGCGCTGCTGGACTTCCTGCTGAGCAAGCAGTTCCAGGAGGACGTACCGCTGCAGATGTTCGTCAACCCGGCACGCGAGGACGCCAAGGTGCCGGAGCTGTTCACCAAGTACGGCACGACGATCGACAAGCCCACGACCCTGCCTCCCGAGACGATCACCAAGAACCGCGAACAGTGGATCAAGCAGTGGTCCTCGCTCGTTCTGAAGTAG
- a CDS encoding iron ABC transporter permease, which translates to MAVPLAFFALFFAYPVVAIVGRGLTDGGQWQLGRFGAVLSDPDIVHVLWFTVWQAAASTGLTLLIALPGAYVFARFDFPGKQLLRAVVAVPFVLPTVVVGSAFLALAGRGGVLDELWGLRLDTSVWAILLAHVFFNYAVVVRTVGGLWAQLDPRQEEAARMLGAGRFAAWRRVTLPALGPAVAAAALMVFLFTFTSFGVVQILGGPTFATLEVEIYRQTAEFLDLPTAAVLTMVQFAAVLGVLAVHAWTVRRRETALRLVPASQTAHRPRGRGQWTLLWGTLAIITVLLIVPLLVLVERSFAGPDGYGAVFYTSLRSAASADSTFAVAPLDALWNSLAYGAAATAIALVVGGLAAAALTLPRLRKGPSGRTALVSRFVRGFDALLMLPLGVSAVTVGFGFLISLDTPPLDLRASWWLVPLAQALVGVPFVVRTMLPVLRAVDGRLREAAAVLGASPWRVWREVDLPMVRRALLIAAGFAFAVSLGEFGATVFIARPDQPTLPVAVARLLGRAGELNYGQAMALSTLLMVVCAGALLVLERLRPLDHSGEF; encoded by the coding sequence ATGGCGGTGCCGCTCGCCTTCTTCGCGCTGTTCTTCGCCTACCCCGTCGTGGCGATCGTCGGACGGGGCCTCACAGACGGCGGACAGTGGCAACTGGGCCGGTTCGGTGCCGTGCTGAGCGACCCGGACATCGTCCACGTGCTGTGGTTCACCGTCTGGCAGGCGGCGGCCTCCACGGGGCTGACCCTGTTGATCGCGCTGCCCGGTGCCTATGTCTTCGCGCGGTTCGACTTCCCCGGCAAGCAATTGCTGCGGGCGGTGGTGGCGGTGCCGTTCGTGCTGCCGACCGTCGTCGTCGGCTCGGCCTTCCTGGCGCTGGCCGGGCGGGGCGGAGTGCTGGACGAGCTGTGGGGCCTGCGCCTGGACACCTCGGTGTGGGCGATCCTGCTCGCGCATGTGTTCTTCAACTACGCCGTGGTCGTCCGGACCGTCGGCGGGCTCTGGGCCCAGCTCGACCCGCGTCAGGAAGAGGCGGCGCGGATGCTGGGGGCCGGACGGTTCGCGGCCTGGCGCAGGGTGACCCTGCCCGCCCTGGGGCCCGCCGTCGCGGCCGCCGCGCTCATGGTCTTCCTCTTCACCTTCACCTCCTTCGGGGTGGTGCAGATTCTGGGCGGGCCCACCTTCGCGACGCTGGAGGTGGAGATCTACCGGCAGACCGCGGAGTTCCTGGACCTGCCGACCGCCGCCGTCCTCACCATGGTCCAGTTCGCGGCGGTGCTGGGCGTGCTGGCGGTGCACGCCTGGACCGTGCGCCGCCGGGAGACCGCCCTGCGGCTCGTGCCGGCCTCGCAGACCGCACACCGGCCGCGCGGCCGCGGCCAGTGGACGCTGCTGTGGGGGACGCTCGCCATCATCACCGTCCTCCTCATCGTGCCGCTCCTCGTGCTCGTGGAGCGGTCGTTCGCCGGGCCGGACGGCTACGGCGCGGTGTTCTACACCTCGCTGCGGTCGGCCGCGAGCGCCGACAGCACCTTCGCCGTCGCGCCCCTGGACGCCCTGTGGAACTCCCTCGCCTACGGGGCGGCCGCCACGGCGATCGCGCTCGTGGTGGGCGGACTGGCGGCCGCCGCGCTGACCCTCCCCCGCCTCCGCAAGGGCCCGTCCGGGCGGACGGCCCTGGTCAGCCGGTTCGTCCGGGGCTTCGACGCCCTGCTGATGCTGCCCCTCGGGGTGTCCGCGGTGACCGTCGGCTTCGGATTCCTGATCAGTCTCGACACGCCGCCGCTCGATCTGCGCGCCTCGTGGTGGCTGGTGCCGCTCGCCCAGGCGCTGGTGGGGGTGCCGTTCGTGGTCCGGACGATGCTGCCGGTCCTGCGGGCGGTCGACGGACGGCTGCGGGAGGCCGCCGCCGTGCTCGGCGCCTCGCCGTGGCGGGTGTGGCGCGAGGTCGACCTGCCGATGGTGCGGCGGGCCCTGCTGATCGCCGCGGGCTTCGCCTTCGCCGTCTCCCTCGGTGAGTTCGGCGCGACGGTCTTCATCGCGCGGCCGGACCAGCCGACGCTGCCGGTCGCCGTGGCACGCCTGCTGGGACGTGCGGGAGAGCTCAACTACGGGCAGGCGATGGCCCTGTCGACCCTCTTGATGGTGGTGTGCGCCGGTGCCTTGCTGGTACTGGAGCGCCTGCGCCCCCTCGACCACTCCGGGGAGTTCTAG
- a CDS encoding ABC transporter ATP-binding protein — protein MTARAGTTAQELLRLGGVTVRFGRAGRPALDAVDLDVAAHEIVCVLGPSGSGKSTLLRVVAGLQQADAGAVLLEGREQSGVPAHRRGVGLMFQDHQLFPQHDVEGNVAFGLRMRGSARGERERTVAELLDLVGLPGAQRRAVASLSGGEQQRVALARALAPRPRLLMLDEPLGQLDRGLRERLVVELRRLFGELGTTVLAVTHDQGEAFALADRVVVMQDGRIAQTGTPLEVWQRPATEFVARFLGFDNVVAATVQGEAAATPWGKVPVPEGTADGPCRLLVRPAGVRLTAAPEGLPGTVTARTFRGTHVALLLQPAGGPQVEAACALRDAPEVGERVGISFAAQDVVVLGGTEAAG, from the coding sequence ATGACGGCACGGGCCGGTACCACGGCGCAGGAACTGCTGCGGCTGGGCGGGGTGACCGTCCGCTTCGGCAGGGCGGGGCGTCCCGCACTGGACGCGGTGGATCTGGATGTCGCTGCGCACGAAATCGTGTGCGTCCTGGGGCCGAGCGGCAGCGGCAAGTCCACCCTGCTGAGGGTGGTCGCCGGGCTCCAACAGGCCGACGCGGGAGCGGTGTTGCTGGAGGGGCGGGAGCAGTCCGGGGTGCCGGCCCACCGGCGCGGGGTCGGCCTGATGTTCCAGGACCACCAGCTCTTCCCGCAGCATGACGTCGAGGGAAACGTCGCCTTCGGGCTGCGGATGCGGGGTTCCGCACGCGGCGAGCGGGAGCGCACGGTCGCCGAACTGCTGGACCTCGTCGGACTGCCGGGCGCCCAGCGGCGCGCCGTGGCCTCCCTGTCGGGAGGCGAACAGCAGCGGGTCGCACTGGCCCGTGCGCTGGCCCCCCGCCCCCGCCTGCTGATGCTGGACGAACCCCTCGGCCAGCTCGACCGCGGGCTGCGCGAACGGCTGGTCGTCGAACTCCGGCGCCTCTTCGGTGAACTGGGGACCACGGTGCTGGCGGTCACCCACGACCAGGGCGAGGCCTTTGCGCTCGCCGACCGGGTCGTGGTGATGCAGGACGGCCGGATCGCACAGACCGGCACCCCGCTGGAGGTCTGGCAGCGGCCCGCCACCGAATTTGTCGCCCGCTTCCTCGGCTTCGACAATGTGGTCGCGGCGACGGTCCAGGGCGAGGCCGCGGCCACCCCCTGGGGGAAGGTGCCGGTCCCGGAGGGCACTGCGGACGGGCCGTGCCGCCTGCTCGTCCGTCCGGCCGGGGTGCGGCTGACCGCCGCCCCGGAAGGCCTGCCCGGTACGGTCACGGCCCGTACCTTCCGCGGCACCCATGTTGCGCTGCTGCTCCAGCCGGCCGGCGGTCCGCAGGTGGAGGCGGCCTGCGCGCTGCGGGACGCGCCGGAGGTGGGGGAGCGGGTGGGCATCTCCTTCGCGGCGCAGGATGTGGTGGTGCTGGGCGGGACGGAGGCGGCGGGCTGA
- a CDS encoding Rossmann fold nucleotide-binding protein — translation MSNAETSAPRRFPAHDDNHDHEIESLAEFDRVVTAGSLAGHRVQSVDLTDRTFALLSTDTTESVFLGCVMEPDAAAKIRAGGSLVFPPVPDLPFDPYRGSLYGPDELFTQLAEAGYDATPDARAYRWYQETKSDGDIFSSMLRSIHDDAVSDALDEHLAGAQVVGIMGGHALRRDGADYAGAARLGRRLTRDGLTVATGGGPGAMEAANLGAYAAPFEDGMLDTALEQLAKAPHFTESITEWARAAFGIRHSRPGGGASVGIPTWFYGHEPPNVFASHIAKYFVNAVREDGLLARSNAGVIFLPGAAGTVQEIFDNATPNYYGSRGEPTPMVLVNREHWTETLPTWPLLRALAADRPMAARIALVDSVDEAPEALSRLRSGADS, via the coding sequence GTGTCGAATGCAGAGACCTCAGCGCCCCGCCGTTTCCCGGCCCACGACGACAACCACGACCACGAAATCGAATCGCTGGCAGAGTTCGACCGGGTGGTCACCGCCGGCAGTCTCGCCGGACACCGCGTCCAGTCGGTCGATCTGACGGACCGTACGTTCGCGCTGCTCAGCACGGACACCACGGAGTCGGTGTTCCTCGGCTGCGTCATGGAGCCGGACGCCGCCGCCAAGATACGGGCCGGGGGCTCCCTGGTCTTCCCACCCGTACCGGACCTGCCGTTCGACCCCTACCGTGGCAGCCTCTACGGCCCGGACGAACTCTTCACGCAGCTGGCCGAGGCCGGTTACGACGCCACCCCGGACGCCCGCGCGTACCGCTGGTACCAGGAGACCAAGTCGGACGGCGACATCTTCTCCTCGATGCTGCGCAGCATCCACGACGACGCCGTCTCGGACGCCCTCGACGAACACCTCGCCGGCGCACAGGTGGTGGGCATCATGGGCGGCCACGCCCTGCGGCGCGATGGTGCGGACTACGCGGGCGCGGCCCGGCTCGGCCGCCGGCTCACCCGGGACGGCCTGACCGTCGCGACGGGTGGCGGCCCCGGTGCGATGGAGGCGGCGAACCTCGGGGCGTACGCCGCGCCCTTCGAGGACGGCATGCTCGACACGGCGCTGGAACAGCTCGCCAAGGCACCGCACTTCACGGAATCGATCACCGAATGGGCGCGGGCGGCCTTCGGCATCCGGCACAGCCGGCCGGGCGGCGGGGCGTCGGTCGGCATCCCCACCTGGTTCTACGGCCATGAGCCGCCGAACGTCTTCGCGTCCCACATAGCGAAGTACTTCGTCAACGCGGTGCGCGAGGACGGCCTGCTGGCGCGCTCCAATGCGGGCGTCATCTTCCTTCCGGGCGCGGCCGGGACCGTACAGGAGATCTTCGACAACGCGACGCCCAACTACTACGGGTCGCGGGGCGAGCCGACCCCGATGGTGCTGGTCAACCGCGAGCACTGGACCGAGACGCTCCCCACCTGGCCCCTTCTCCGGGCCCTCGCGGCGGACCGCCCCATGGCGGCCAGGATTGCCCTGGTCGACTCGGTGGACGAGGCTCCCGAGGCGCTGTCCCGCCTCCGGTCCGGGGCCGATTCCTGA
- a CDS encoding MarR family transcriptional regulator, which translates to MDEEHWDRLGALHTRVEQELAKALQQHHGIGLSEYRALARLVHADDGELRMQELADLIGLNQSSVSRLASRLESSGLTRRDLCPDDRRGVYSVITDQGREIHAQARPTYDGALRAALDAAAADGHLGPLVASLRS; encoded by the coding sequence ATGGACGAGGAGCACTGGGACCGGCTCGGAGCGCTGCACACACGCGTCGAGCAGGAGCTGGCGAAGGCCCTGCAGCAGCACCACGGCATCGGACTGTCCGAGTACCGCGCCCTCGCCAGGCTGGTCCACGCGGACGACGGCGAGCTGCGCATGCAGGAGCTCGCCGACCTCATCGGCCTCAACCAGAGCTCCGTGAGCCGACTGGCCTCCCGCCTGGAGTCGTCCGGCCTGACCCGCCGCGACCTGTGCCCCGACGACCGGCGCGGGGTGTACAGCGTGATCACCGATCAGGGCCGGGAAATCCACGCACAGGCGCGCCCGACCTACGACGGCGCACTGCGCGCCGCACTCGACGCGGCGGCCGCGGACGGGCACCTCGGTCCTCTGGTGGCATCGCTGCGGTCCTAA
- a CDS encoding Rid family hydrolase translates to MTTVMTASAAGSSLADVVKVGIFVTDMAAGLGHVIALRGEFLPEPCPADTLLEVASLARPDWRIEVEVTALAR, encoded by the coding sequence ATGACGACGGTGATGACGGCGTCGGCGGCGGGCTCCTCGCTCGCGGACGTGGTGAAAGTGGGCATCTTCGTGACGGACATGGCTGCCGGCCTCGGCCATGTCATCGCCCTGCGCGGGGAGTTCCTGCCCGAGCCCTGCCCCGCGGACACCCTTCTGGAAGTGGCATCCCTGGCCCGGCCGGACTGGCGGATAGAGGTCGAGGTCACGGCTCTTGCCCGCTGA
- a CDS encoding ATP-binding cassette domain-containing protein, producing the protein MVAPPDNDVLWARGLHYAHGGTSALAGVSVGVREGEILAVTGPRGSGKTTLLKCLSGQLVPSEGEIWFNSAPVHTLSSPSRERLRLDRFGWIDTEPHLVPELTAWENAALPLLLRGTGTRSAKHTAVEWLDRLDVGMCANRRPARLDQSQRQRIAIARALATTPQVLFADEPTAPLHRSDGTQVLRTLTTAARSHQITVVLATHDPEVATLADRSLALVDGRQSSAAAETAGSSDEESRAACSLSV; encoded by the coding sequence ATGGTGGCCCCGCCTGACAACGACGTTCTCTGGGCCCGCGGCCTGCACTACGCGCACGGCGGCACCTCGGCCCTCGCCGGAGTCTCCGTCGGCGTCCGCGAAGGCGAGATCCTCGCCGTCACCGGCCCGCGCGGCAGTGGCAAGACCACCCTTCTGAAATGTCTCTCCGGTCAACTCGTCCCGTCCGAGGGCGAGATCTGGTTCAACAGCGCCCCCGTGCACACCCTCTCCTCCCCCAGCCGCGAACGGCTGCGTCTGGACCGGTTCGGCTGGATCGACACCGAACCGCACCTCGTCCCCGAACTCACCGCCTGGGAGAACGCCGCCCTCCCCCTCCTCCTGCGCGGCACCGGCACCCGCTCCGCCAAGCACACCGCCGTCGAGTGGCTGGACCGCCTCGACGTCGGCATGTGCGCGAACCGCCGTCCCGCCCGGCTCGACCAGTCCCAGCGCCAGCGCATCGCCATCGCCCGTGCCCTCGCCACCACCCCCCAGGTGCTGTTCGCCGACGAGCCGACCGCCCCGCTGCACCGTTCCGACGGCACCCAGGTGCTGCGCACCCTGACCACCGCGGCCCGCTCGCACCAGATCACCGTCGTCCTGGCGACCCACGACCCCGAGGTCGCCACGCTCGCCGACCGGTCCCTGGCGCTCGTCGACGGCCGCCAGTCCAGCGCCGCGGCCGAGACCGCCGGTTCCTCCGATGAGGAAAGCAGGGCAGCGTGCTCGCTCTCCGTCTAG
- a CDS encoding aspartate aminotransferase family protein has translation MSGDLSKTAYDHLWMHFTRMSSYENAPVPTIVRGEGTNIYDDKGKRYIDGLAGLFVVNAGHGRVELAETAYKQAQELAFFPVWSYAHPKAVELAERLAHHAPGDLNKVFFTTGGGEAVETAWKLAKQYFKLTGKPMKHKVISRAVAYHGTPQGALSITGLPGLKAPFEPLVPGAHKVPNTNIYRAPIHGDDPEAFGRWAADQIEQQILFEGPETIAAVFLEPVQNAGGCFPPPPGYFQRVREICDQYDVLLVSDEVICAFGRLGTMFGCDKFGYVPDMITCAKGMTSGYSPIGACIISDRLAEPFYKGDNTFLHGYTFGGHPVSAAVGVANLDIFEREGLNKHVLDNEGNFLSTLQKLHDLPIVGDVRGNGFFYGIELVKDKVTKESFNDEETERVLYGFLSKALYDNGLYCRADDRGDPVIQLAPPLIADQPVFDEIEQILRSVLTEAWAKL, from the coding sequence ATGAGCGGCGACCTCTCCAAGACGGCCTACGACCACCTGTGGATGCACTTCACCCGCATGTCGTCGTACGAGAATGCCCCCGTGCCCACGATCGTGCGCGGTGAGGGCACCAACATCTACGACGACAAGGGCAAGCGCTACATCGACGGCCTGGCCGGCCTCTTCGTGGTCAACGCCGGCCACGGCCGGGTCGAGCTCGCCGAGACCGCCTACAAGCAGGCGCAGGAGCTGGCCTTCTTCCCCGTGTGGTCCTACGCCCACCCCAAGGCCGTGGAGCTCGCCGAGCGCCTGGCCCACCACGCCCCGGGCGACCTCAACAAGGTCTTCTTCACCACCGGTGGCGGCGAGGCCGTCGAGACCGCCTGGAAGCTGGCCAAGCAGTACTTCAAGCTCACCGGCAAGCCGATGAAGCACAAGGTGATATCCCGCGCGGTGGCCTACCACGGCACCCCGCAGGGCGCCCTGTCCATCACCGGTCTGCCCGGCCTGAAGGCCCCCTTCGAGCCGCTGGTCCCCGGCGCGCACAAGGTCCCGAACACCAACATCTACCGCGCCCCGATCCACGGCGACGACCCCGAGGCCTTCGGCCGCTGGGCCGCCGACCAGATCGAGCAGCAGATCCTCTTCGAGGGCCCCGAGACCATCGCCGCGGTCTTCCTGGAGCCGGTGCAGAACGCCGGCGGCTGCTTCCCGCCGCCCCCCGGCTACTTCCAGCGGGTCCGCGAGATCTGCGACCAGTACGACGTGCTGCTCGTCTCCGACGAGGTCATCTGCGCCTTCGGCCGCCTCGGCACGATGTTCGGCTGTGACAAGTTCGGCTACGTCCCGGACATGATCACCTGCGCCAAGGGCATGACCTCGGGCTACTCCCCGATCGGCGCCTGCATCATCTCCGACCGCCTGGCCGAGCCGTTCTACAAGGGCGACAACACCTTCCTGCACGGCTACACGTTCGGCGGCCACCCGGTCTCCGCGGCCGTCGGCGTCGCCAACCTCGACATCTTCGAGCGCGAGGGCCTCAACAAGCACGTCCTCGACAACGAGGGCAACTTCCTGAGCACCCTGCAGAAGCTGCACGACCTGCCGATCGTCGGCGACGTCCGCGGCAACGGCTTCTTCTACGGCATCGAGCTCGTCAAGGACAAGGTCACCAAGGAGTCCTTCAACGACGAGGAGACCGAGCGCGTCCTGTACGGCTTCCTCTCCAAGGCGCTGTACGACAACGGTCTCTACTGCCGCGCCGACGACCGTGGCGACCCGGTCATCCAGCTCGCGCCGCCGCTGATCGCGGACCAGCCGGTGTTCGACGAGATCGAGCAGATCCTGCGCTCCGTCCTCACCGAGGCCTGGGCCAAGCTGTGA
- a CDS encoding Lrp/AsnC family transcriptional regulator: MNGVAPRNGHDRTGTPSIDSVSLAIIEQLQEDGRRPYAAIGKAVGLSEAAVRQRVQKLLDQGVMQIVAVTDPLTVGFRRQAMVGINVEGDLDPVADALTTMEEVEYVVMTAGSFDLLIEIVCEDDDHLLEMINKRIRTLPGVRTTESFVYLKLRKQTYTWGTR; encoded by the coding sequence GTGAACGGCGTGGCTCCCCGTAACGGTCATGACAGGACCGGCACCCCGTCGATCGACTCCGTCTCCCTGGCGATCATCGAGCAGCTCCAGGAGGACGGGCGCCGTCCGTACGCCGCGATCGGCAAGGCCGTCGGCCTGTCCGAAGCGGCGGTACGCCAGCGCGTACAGAAACTGCTCGACCAAGGCGTGATGCAGATCGTCGCGGTCACCGACCCCCTCACGGTCGGTTTCCGCCGGCAGGCAATGGTCGGCATCAACGTCGAAGGTGACCTCGACCCCGTGGCCGACGCCCTGACGACCATGGAAGAGGTCGAGTACGTCGTCATGACGGCAGGCTCCTTCGACCTCCTCATCGAGATCGTCTGCGAGGACGACGACCACCTTCTGGAAATGATCAACAAGCGGATCCGCACGCTTCCCGGCGTCCGGACCACCGAGAGCTTCGTGTACCTCAAGCTCCGGAAGCAGACCTACACCTGGGGAACGAGATAA